The following coding sequences are from one Caballeronia sp. SBC1 window:
- a CDS encoding NAD(P)-dependent alcohol dehydrogenase, whose protein sequence is MKAAVLHEYDESLSRDEFVRYEEVADPKIGRPTDVIVRIGGAGVCRTDLHVVEGIWRSKVDVALPYIMGHENAGWVEAVGSAVESVKVGDAVICHPLVTSGYCLACRRGDDMHATDSSFPGINANGGYAEYLLTGERSLIKLPQSLAPKDVAPYTDAGLTAYRAAKKASRHLLPGQFAVVIGAGGLGHIGIQVLKALCAAEIIVVDRSETALQLAKECGADHTVKGGSDEVQSVLELTSGNGAEAVIDFVGEGDAVAQGLAMTRNAGFYYIVGYGGKIELPTIDMITSEKTIVGNLVGTYPELVELMALADRGLVHLATKEYRLSDANQALKDLHHGKVRGRAVLIP, encoded by the coding sequence GCTGATCCGAAGATCGGGCGGCCCACCGACGTGATCGTGCGTATTGGAGGCGCCGGTGTTTGCCGCACCGACCTGCACGTTGTCGAAGGCATTTGGCGCAGCAAGGTCGACGTGGCCTTGCCCTACATCATGGGCCACGAAAACGCCGGCTGGGTCGAGGCCGTGGGCTCTGCCGTGGAGAGCGTCAAGGTGGGCGACGCTGTGATCTGCCATCCGCTCGTGACAAGCGGTTACTGCCTGGCGTGCCGGCGCGGTGACGACATGCATGCGACCGACAGCAGTTTCCCTGGCATCAATGCCAATGGCGGTTATGCGGAATATCTCCTGACGGGTGAGCGTTCGCTGATCAAGCTGCCTCAGTCGCTGGCGCCCAAGGACGTCGCGCCTTATACCGATGCAGGATTGACCGCCTACCGCGCTGCCAAGAAGGCATCTCGTCACTTGCTACCCGGCCAGTTCGCCGTCGTGATCGGCGCAGGCGGCCTGGGGCACATCGGCATCCAGGTATTGAAGGCCCTTTGCGCCGCGGAAATCATCGTGGTCGACCGCTCGGAAACCGCGTTGCAACTGGCCAAGGAATGCGGTGCGGACCATACGGTCAAGGGCGGCAGCGACGAAGTGCAAAGCGTGCTCGAGTTGACTAGCGGCAATGGCGCGGAGGCCGTCATCGATTTTGTCGGTGAAGGTGACGCGGTCGCCCAAGGCCTCGCGATGACGCGCAACGCCGGGTTCTATTACATCGTCGGATATGGCGGGAAGATCGAGTTGCCGACCATCGACATGATCACCAGCGAGAAAACCATTGTCGGCAATCTGGTCGGCACCTATCCCGAGCTGGTCGAGTTGATGGCGTTGGCCGATCGTGGACTCGTTCATCTGGCGACGAAGGAATACCGTTTGAGCGACGCGAACCAGGCGCTCAAGGACCTGCATCACGGCAAGGTCAGGGGCCGCGCGGTCCTGATTCCATAG
- a CDS encoding GTP-binding protein gives MNRIPVTVLTGFLGAGKTTLLNRILSEQHGRRYAVIVNEYGELGIDGGLVVGAEDEVIELNNGCVCCKVRGDLIRVVSGLIKRKGGFDGILIEMSGLADPAPVVQTFFVDDVIRQRTRLDSVICVADARHLQARLVDSREAAEQLAQADIVLLNKMDIVDATGLVSVETSIRNINPTAALLHSVRCAVPLASLLDRGAFDLKRLHLANSPEDADELPRDERPFRHISVGLGRHSHGIDCVSLCVDKPLERSRFLSWLQQLVVEQGQDLLRAKGIVDMAGSDRRFVFQGVHMTMDTDFDRPWRVDEVRDSRLVFIGRNLDRRGLRESIGHCQTDS, from the coding sequence ATGAATCGAATTCCGGTCACTGTTCTTACCGGCTTTCTCGGCGCTGGCAAAACTACGCTGCTCAATCGCATACTGAGCGAGCAGCACGGCCGGCGTTATGCGGTGATCGTCAACGAATACGGCGAACTCGGCATTGACGGGGGCCTAGTGGTGGGCGCTGAAGATGAGGTGATCGAGCTGAATAACGGCTGCGTGTGCTGCAAGGTGCGCGGCGACCTGATCCGCGTGGTGTCGGGGCTCATCAAACGCAAGGGCGGCTTCGACGGAATCCTGATCGAGATGTCGGGATTGGCAGACCCCGCGCCGGTGGTGCAGACATTCTTTGTCGACGATGTCATTCGTCAGCGCACGCGGCTCGACAGCGTGATCTGCGTGGCCGACGCGCGGCACCTGCAAGCACGTCTGGTCGACAGCCGTGAGGCCGCGGAGCAACTGGCGCAGGCAGATATCGTACTGCTGAACAAGATGGATATTGTCGATGCAACCGGTCTGGTTTCCGTCGAGACATCCATTCGAAACATCAATCCGACTGCGGCGTTGCTGCACAGTGTTCGCTGCGCAGTGCCGCTTGCTTCGCTGCTTGATCGAGGCGCATTCGATCTCAAGCGTCTTCATCTTGCCAACTCGCCAGAGGATGCAGACGAGCTGCCCCGTGATGAACGGCCCTTCCGTCATATATCCGTCGGTCTCGGGCGTCACAGCCATGGCATAGATTGCGTGTCGCTGTGTGTCGATAAACCACTGGAGCGCAGCCGTTTCCTTTCATGGCTGCAACAACTCGTGGTCGAGCAAGGTCAGGATCTGTTGAGAGCCAAAGGGATCGTTGACATGGCGGGATCGGACCGCCGCTTCGTGTTCCAGGGGGTGCATATGACCATGGATACGGATTTCGACCGGCCGTGGCGGGTGGACGAAGTACGCGATAGCAGGCTGGTGTTTATCGGCCGCAATCTCGATCGGCGTGGGTTGCGGGAAAGTATTGGGCACTGCCAGACTGACTCATGA
- a CDS encoding WD40 repeat domain-containing protein codes for MNAMNAPPPLIELLGARWVTEAPVVALAWDVSGLHTGFALGDGTVALATGEWPGGPALKPRQSGGVEFVQAREPPAPVARFSVHDGTCLALAADPEGGFLSGGDDGRLIHLKADGTSEVLVDLDGEWIDLVATSPAGRAYATGRRVHWLGAKPASLALTGSATALAFNATGDQLAIAHHGGVTLWPVHTHVPRLLAWPGYHRSVIWSPDGRYLVSGMEENALHGWRLPDGGDIEMGGYPGQPRSLSFSADGRVLVTSGGPPAVCWRFDPPGGDDQPRECGVASKTPVTQVECHPTHPLIAVGYQNGTVLLCQPGGNDVLFVKGADRSPVSAIAWSPDGGRLAMGTEAGEIGLVSLPETLFHFGSPR; via the coding sequence ATGAATGCGATGAATGCGCCACCGCCGCTGATCGAGTTGCTCGGAGCCCGTTGGGTGACGGAGGCGCCCGTTGTCGCGCTTGCGTGGGACGTTTCCGGACTCCATACGGGATTTGCGCTGGGCGACGGTACGGTGGCGCTCGCAACTGGTGAGTGGCCTGGTGGCCCGGCGCTCAAGCCTCGGCAGAGTGGGGGAGTCGAGTTCGTGCAGGCGCGGGAACCCCCGGCGCCAGTGGCGCGCTTCAGCGTGCATGACGGCACCTGCCTCGCGCTTGCTGCCGATCCTGAAGGAGGTTTTCTCAGTGGTGGGGACGACGGCCGGCTGATCCACCTGAAGGCGGATGGTACGAGCGAGGTCCTCGTCGATCTCGACGGTGAGTGGATCGATCTCGTGGCCACCAGTCCGGCCGGTCGGGCCTATGCAACCGGCCGCAGGGTTCACTGGCTGGGAGCGAAGCCAGCCAGTCTCGCGTTAACGGGTTCGGCAACCGCTCTTGCTTTCAATGCTACCGGCGATCAGTTGGCGATCGCTCATCACGGTGGAGTCACGCTATGGCCGGTTCACACCCATGTTCCCCGTCTGCTTGCATGGCCCGGCTATCACCGCAGCGTTATTTGGAGTCCTGACGGCCGCTATCTAGTGAGCGGCATGGAAGAGAACGCTCTGCACGGGTGGCGTTTGCCGGACGGCGGCGATATCGAGATGGGCGGTTATCCCGGGCAACCCCGGTCGCTATCGTTTTCGGCCGATGGGCGGGTGCTGGTCACGAGTGGCGGTCCGCCAGCGGTTTGCTGGCGATTCGACCCGCCCGGCGGCGACGACCAGCCGCGAGAATGCGGTGTTGCGAGCAAGACTCCGGTCACTCAGGTTGAGTGTCATCCTACGCATCCATTGATTGCCGTTGGTTACCAGAATGGCACCGTACTGCTGTGCCAGCCGGGCGGCAATGATGTTCTATTCGTCAAAGGCGCTGACCGCAGTCCTGTCAGTGCCATCGCCTGGTCTCCCGATGGCGGACGGCTGGCAATGGGTACAGAGGCCGGTGAGATTGGCCTCGTGTCCTTGCCGGAGACGCTGTTTCATTTCGGAAGCCCGCGATGA
- a CDS encoding aromatic/alkene/methane monooxygenase hydroxylase/oxygenase subunit alpha, whose product MSDGLTLNKITSQRGISIGEAARRVADLGWTPSYVQEAMTFPTDYKISKAPRDPMKQVLRSYFPMQEEKDNRVYGALDAALRGDMFRNVQPRWVEWMKLFLAIIPFPEISAARSMAMLGRLAPGEELRTGFTMQMVDEFRHSTIQMNLKKWYMENYIDPAGFDITEAAFGKCYATTIGRQFAEGFLTGDAVTAANVFLQVVAETAFTNTLFVAMPSEAARNGDYALPTVFLSVQSDESRHIGNGHSLVMSVINDPDNHLLLERDLRYAFWQNHAIVDAAIGTFIEYGTTDRDKNKESYAELWHRWIYEDYYRTYMLPLEKYGIKIHHDDVAAAWDRLVKKNYVHKVAQFFSVGWPVNFWRIEAQTEKDFEWFEHKYPGWYAEFGDYWKWYAKKSVPGETNMLFDQENGYVYPHRCWSCLVPCLIREDFVVDEVDGQLYTYCSELCRWTHKVAFASEYEGRPTPAMGRFSGRREWEECYHGWDLADCIKDLGFVRSDGKTLVPQPHLRFDDKNMWTLDHVRGHIIQSPIVLLRGMTPEQREKHIAEYKAGFKINPVS is encoded by the coding sequence ATGTCTGATGGATTAACCCTCAACAAGATCACGTCCCAGCGCGGGATCAGCATTGGTGAAGCGGCACGCCGCGTCGCCGATCTCGGCTGGACGCCCAGTTACGTTCAGGAGGCGATGACCTTCCCGACGGACTACAAGATCAGCAAGGCGCCGCGCGACCCGATGAAACAGGTGCTGCGCTCCTATTTTCCGATGCAGGAGGAAAAGGATAATCGCGTCTACGGCGCGCTCGATGCCGCGCTGCGCGGCGATATGTTCCGCAACGTCCAGCCGCGTTGGGTGGAATGGATGAAGCTGTTCCTGGCGATCATTCCGTTCCCGGAAATCTCAGCGGCACGGTCGATGGCTATGCTCGGACGCCTTGCGCCCGGCGAAGAACTGCGCACAGGTTTCACCATGCAGATGGTTGACGAGTTCCGGCACTCGACCATCCAGATGAATCTCAAGAAGTGGTACATGGAGAACTATATTGACCCGGCCGGCTTCGATATAACGGAGGCGGCATTCGGCAAGTGCTACGCGACCACGATCGGCCGTCAGTTTGCCGAGGGGTTCCTCACTGGCGACGCCGTCACCGCGGCGAACGTGTTCTTGCAAGTGGTCGCAGAGACGGCGTTCACCAACACGCTGTTTGTCGCCATGCCATCGGAAGCCGCGCGCAACGGCGATTACGCGTTGCCGACGGTGTTCCTCTCGGTGCAGTCTGACGAAAGCCGGCATATTGGCAACGGCCATTCGCTCGTGATGTCGGTCATTAATGATCCGGATAACCATCTTTTGCTGGAGCGCGATCTTCGCTACGCCTTCTGGCAAAACCACGCGATTGTTGATGCGGCGATTGGCACGTTCATAGAATACGGCACCACCGACCGGGACAAGAACAAGGAATCGTACGCCGAGTTGTGGCACCGGTGGATCTATGAGGATTACTACCGTACTTACATGTTGCCGCTGGAGAAGTACGGCATCAAGATTCACCACGATGACGTTGCGGCGGCGTGGGATCGCCTGGTCAAGAAGAATTACGTCCACAAGGTCGCACAGTTCTTCTCCGTGGGCTGGCCCGTCAACTTCTGGCGTATCGAGGCGCAGACTGAAAAGGACTTCGAGTGGTTCGAGCACAAGTACCCGGGCTGGTACGCTGAATTCGGCGACTACTGGAAGTGGTACGCGAAGAAGAGCGTGCCGGGCGAGACGAACATGCTGTTCGACCAGGAGAACGGCTACGTGTACCCGCACCGCTGCTGGAGTTGCCTGGTGCCGTGCCTGATCCGGGAAGACTTCGTAGTCGACGAAGTTGACGGGCAGTTATACACCTATTGCTCGGAGCTGTGCCGCTGGACTCACAAGGTAGCGTTCGCCTCGGAATACGAAGGGCGGCCGACGCCTGCCATGGGGCGCTTCAGCGGACGCCGCGAGTGGGAAGAGTGTTACCACGGCTGGGATCTGGCCGATTGCATCAAGGATCTCGGTTTTGTGCGCAGCGACGGCAAGACCCTGGTGCCGCAACCGCATCTTCGGTTTGACGACAAGAACATGTGGACGCTCGACCATGTTCGCGGTCACATCATCCAGAGCCCGATCGTTCTGCTGCGGGGGATGACGCCGGAGCAGCGCGAGAAGCATATCGCGGAATATAAAGCCGGTTTCAAGATTAATCCGGTTAGCTGA
- a CDS encoding FAD-binding oxidoreductase, with amino-acid sequence MNDTQWKRDAMPETVDYQTVHIVRFEPVGVEMEVAEGETVLDAAFRQGISVMHGCKEGQCSSCKSLLIEGDVELKKYSTFALPDYERETNHILLCRTLAFSDLTVELLNYDEDLMRRSIAVKEFGATLTKITALTHDIRLLEVELDQPLRFWAGQYVDLTIPGMDITRSFSMASVPSEPGGQTSLAFIIKKYPNGAFSSQLDDGLKPGDRLVAKGPYGTCFRREEQPGPMVLVGGGSGMSPLWSILNDLVQSGEQRPVRFFYGARTRRDLFYLDDFAELAAILPDFRFIPALSHAEAGDDWTGETGFIHEVLGRALREEALPGEIDAYTCGPTPMIDAVMPVLQMAGVSPERLYFDKFTQAVR; translated from the coding sequence ATGAACGATACGCAATGGAAGAGGGATGCCATGCCGGAAACAGTCGACTACCAGACGGTTCATATAGTGCGATTCGAGCCTGTCGGCGTCGAGATGGAGGTTGCGGAGGGGGAGACCGTGCTCGATGCCGCGTTCCGCCAGGGCATCTCGGTGATGCACGGATGCAAGGAAGGACAGTGCAGCAGTTGCAAGTCCCTGTTGATCGAAGGCGACGTGGAGTTGAAGAAGTATTCAACCTTCGCGCTGCCCGACTATGAGCGTGAGACGAATCACATCTTGCTGTGCCGGACGCTCGCCTTCAGTGACCTGACGGTGGAACTGCTGAACTACGACGAAGACCTGATGCGCCGCTCCATCGCAGTGAAGGAATTCGGAGCGACGCTGACGAAAATAACCGCTCTCACTCACGACATCAGGTTGCTCGAAGTGGAACTGGACCAACCGCTGCGGTTTTGGGCCGGCCAGTATGTTGACCTGACCATTCCGGGGATGGACATCACGCGGTCGTTCTCCATGGCGAGCGTACCGAGCGAGCCAGGCGGCCAGACGAGTCTTGCGTTCATCATCAAGAAATACCCCAATGGGGCCTTCTCTTCTCAACTCGACGACGGCCTCAAGCCGGGTGACCGGTTGGTGGCGAAAGGACCATATGGCACGTGCTTCCGTCGGGAAGAACAACCGGGGCCAATGGTGCTGGTGGGCGGCGGCTCGGGCATGTCTCCCCTGTGGTCGATCCTCAACGATCTCGTCCAGAGCGGCGAGCAAAGGCCGGTGCGTTTCTTCTATGGCGCCCGTACCCGCCGCGACTTGTTCTACCTCGACGACTTCGCTGAACTCGCTGCGATACTGCCCGACTTCCGCTTTATCCCGGCGCTTTCGCACGCTGAAGCAGGCGATGACTGGACCGGCGAGACCGGCTTCATTCACGAGGTGCTCGGACGGGCTTTGCGCGAGGAAGCGCTTCCCGGTGAGATCGATGCTTATACGTGTGGTCCAACACCGATGATCGACGCGGTGATGCCCGTGCTGCAAATGGCTGGCGTTTCGCCCGAGCGGCTTTACTTCGACAAATTTACCCAGGCTGTCCGATAG
- a CDS encoding aromatic/alkene monooxygenase hydroxylase subunit beta — MSTTIEQPAPLASGAAGAAQFAGWDSRKYNYYEPKGRKATHYEDMTVDVQPDPKRYLLQDWIISFADGTPTYSETWTAAKCTDWHKFRAVDEEWERTHYQRQSTIIGMISGAIGNARRSGAVKRFDKTWLKVLEQHLGAYKHAEFGLGTATMHAQRYGVTQMINSAILTNASYKLRFAQDLTLYLGEIALDAPNLDLDAGKSHWLNDPIWQETRRAVEAIGGATDFLEKYFAVNVVFEPLVADLFRSGFIMQMAASQNDFLTPTVVSAAEGDYERNLANAVELFHMLANDPKHGDANRKLFGEWLEKHGALASEAAKHLQPIWSIPHVKVVQFNDCQNSSIERAEMIAREIGIHFPLTIRA; from the coding sequence ATGAGCACCACGATAGAGCAACCGGCACCGCTTGCATCAGGCGCGGCGGGTGCGGCCCAGTTCGCTGGCTGGGACAGCCGCAAGTACAACTACTACGAGCCCAAGGGGCGCAAGGCAACCCACTACGAGGACATGACGGTCGACGTTCAGCCGGACCCGAAGCGCTACTTGCTGCAGGACTGGATCATCTCGTTCGCCGATGGCACGCCGACCTATTCCGAAACATGGACCGCTGCCAAATGCACGGACTGGCACAAGTTCCGCGCGGTCGATGAGGAATGGGAGCGCACTCATTACCAGCGCCAGTCCACGATCATCGGCATGATCAGCGGCGCTATTGGCAATGCCCGGCGCTCGGGTGCGGTGAAGCGGTTCGACAAGACGTGGCTCAAGGTTCTGGAGCAGCATCTTGGCGCATACAAGCATGCAGAGTTTGGCCTGGGTACCGCGACCATGCACGCGCAGCGCTATGGCGTGACGCAGATGATCAACAGCGCCATCTTGACGAACGCATCGTACAAGCTGCGTTTCGCTCAGGACCTGACGTTGTACTTGGGAGAGATCGCACTGGACGCGCCGAATCTCGACCTCGACGCCGGCAAGTCTCACTGGCTGAACGACCCGATCTGGCAGGAAACGCGCCGGGCAGTGGAGGCTATCGGCGGCGCGACCGACTTCCTCGAAAAGTACTTCGCGGTGAACGTGGTCTTCGAGCCGCTGGTGGCCGACCTGTTTCGCAGCGGTTTCATCATGCAGATGGCCGCGTCGCAAAACGACTTCCTGACGCCCACGGTGGTTTCCGCAGCCGAGGGTGACTATGAGCGCAATCTGGCCAACGCGGTGGAGTTGTTTCACATGCTTGCCAACGACCCGAAGCATGGAGACGCCAACCGAAAATTGTTTGGCGAATGGCTGGAAAAGCACGGCGCCCTGGCATCCGAGGCCGCTAAGCACCTGCAGCCGATCTGGTCGATTCCGCATGTCAAGGTGGTGCAGTTCAATGACTGCCAGAACAGTTCCATAGAGCGTGCCGAGATGATTGCCCGAGAGATCGGCATTCATTTTCCACTAACGATCCGGGCCTGA
- a CDS encoding MmoB/DmpM family protein gives MSVHTDNIFKSMKDVRFEQTISHQCGVTMNDSVEARAIAELMAHKPGITVTYLPAMIRIDGQGKIEFRMSEISESLGREMTPHLFEISTSTHYGRMVMIDDDTVVLFGNMDDAMAYE, from the coding sequence ATGTCAGTGCATACCGACAACATCTTCAAGTCGATGAAGGACGTTCGTTTCGAGCAGACCATTTCTCATCAGTGCGGCGTCACCATGAACGATAGTGTCGAGGCACGCGCCATTGCGGAGTTGATGGCGCATAAACCCGGCATCACGGTGACCTACCTGCCCGCGATGATTCGTATAGACGGGCAGGGCAAGATCGAGTTCAGGATGAGCGAGATCAGCGAATCGCTTGGTCGCGAAATGACTCCGCATCTGTTCGAGATTTCCACCTCGACCCATTACGGGCGGATGGTGATGATAGACGACGACACCGTCGTGCTGTTCGGCAATATGGACGACGCCATGGCTTACGAGTGA
- a CDS encoding amidohydrolase family protein yields MYRTTDGEEIFIIDGHVHLWDGSKANLKNVHGQQFIDCFYAYHSNLSPKEYLWPKEKFDKYGEEAMYEDLFVKGYDDMAICQPTYLTDFYKNGFNTTEANYVLKGKYPHRFIVNGAFDPRDGEAGLDRLDELSERYKIQGVKLYTAEWRGDSKGYKLSDPGVQRYFERCEKLGIRNIHVHKGPTILPLNRDAFDVADVDDAATSFQNLNFIVEHCGLPRLDDFCWIATQETNVYGGLAVVLPFIHTRPEYFAHVISELLFWIGEDKILYGSDYGIWSPKWLIEKFMAFELPESVSKETGVQLSLTAKKKILGLNAARLYGIDIDAQKKLLADTRQTATA; encoded by the coding sequence ATGTATCGAACCACGGACGGTGAAGAGATCTTTATTATCGACGGGCACGTCCATCTTTGGGACGGCAGCAAGGCCAACTTGAAGAATGTGCATGGCCAGCAGTTCATCGATTGCTTCTATGCCTATCATTCGAACCTGAGCCCCAAGGAGTATTTGTGGCCCAAGGAGAAGTTCGACAAATATGGCGAAGAAGCCATGTACGAGGACCTGTTCGTCAAAGGTTACGACGACATGGCAATCTGTCAGCCGACGTATCTGACGGACTTCTACAAGAACGGCTTCAACACGACCGAGGCGAATTATGTGTTGAAGGGGAAATACCCGCATCGGTTTATCGTCAACGGCGCGTTCGACCCCCGCGACGGCGAGGCCGGGCTCGACCGCCTGGACGAGTTGTCCGAGCGTTACAAGATCCAGGGCGTCAAGCTATATACCGCCGAATGGCGCGGTGACAGCAAGGGTTACAAGCTATCGGACCCGGGCGTACAGAGATACTTCGAGCGCTGTGAAAAACTGGGCATCAGGAACATCCATGTCCACAAGGGACCAACAATTCTGCCGCTGAACCGCGACGCTTTCGATGTTGCCGACGTCGACGATGCAGCGACGAGCTTTCAGAACCTGAACTTCATCGTCGAGCACTGCGGCTTGCCGCGCCTGGACGACTTCTGCTGGATCGCGACCCAGGAAACCAACGTATATGGCGGCCTCGCGGTCGTGCTGCCGTTCATTCATACGCGCCCGGAGTATTTCGCTCATGTGATTTCGGAACTGCTTTTCTGGATCGGCGAAGACAAGATCCTGTACGGCAGCGACTACGGTATCTGGTCGCCGAAGTGGCTGATCGAGAAGTTCATGGCGTTCGAACTCCCTGAATCCGTCAGCAAGGAGACTGGCGTTCAACTGTCGCTGACAGCGAAGAAGAAAATCCTCGGGCTCAACGCGGCGCGGTTGTATGGGATCGATATAGATGCGCAGAAGAAGCTGCTGGCTGACACGCGCCAGACGGCCACGGCATGA
- a CDS encoding metal-sulfur cluster assembly factor: MTIMQAEATVERTEEVWARLQSVIDPELDESVTELGFVTGVEVHAGGEVRIDFRLPTYWCAANFAFLMADDMRIAVAALPWVRKVTVGLGEHMYADEINRGVAAGLSFQATFGSEASGELEEVRRTFMVKAFQRRQEALLTYLLDHGHESGTLLRLTVAELATLSSDSAGRRLIVRYLERRMVVQSYADELAFVDQDGALLDAGQIHAYLRALRRVGVNAEFNSALCRGLLATRYGAECAPQVEVKPVHFVRSIGMARST, encoded by the coding sequence ATGACCATCATGCAAGCCGAAGCTACCGTTGAGCGGACCGAGGAGGTTTGGGCGCGGCTCCAGTCCGTGATCGACCCCGAACTCGACGAGTCGGTGACGGAGTTGGGTTTCGTCACTGGCGTGGAGGTCCATGCCGGCGGAGAGGTTCGTATCGATTTCCGCTTGCCGACCTACTGGTGCGCCGCCAATTTCGCGTTCCTGATGGCCGACGACATGCGTATTGCGGTCGCGGCCTTGCCGTGGGTCAGGAAGGTCACGGTGGGTCTCGGCGAGCACATGTATGCCGACGAGATCAATCGCGGTGTCGCGGCCGGGCTGTCGTTCCAGGCTACTTTTGGCAGCGAAGCCAGCGGCGAACTGGAGGAAGTTCGCCGGACCTTCATGGTCAAGGCATTTCAGCGAAGGCAGGAAGCGCTCCTGACGTATCTGCTAGATCACGGGCATGAGTCAGGAACGCTGCTGCGGCTAACCGTGGCGGAACTCGCCACGCTGTCTTCCGATTCCGCGGGCCGTCGCCTGATCGTTCGCTATCTGGAACGACGCATGGTCGTCCAGTCGTATGCTGACGAACTGGCCTTCGTCGACCAGGATGGCGCATTGCTCGATGCCGGCCAGATCCATGCTTACCTGCGGGCCTTGCGACGGGTTGGCGTCAACGCGGAATTCAACAGTGCGCTATGCCGCGGTTTGCTGGCCACCCGATACGGAGCTGAATGCGCGCCCCAAGTCGAGGTCAAGCCGGTGCATTTCGTTCGTTCTATCGGCATGGCCAGATCAACTTAA